Proteins encoded by one window of Puntigrus tetrazona isolate hp1 chromosome 17, ASM1883169v1, whole genome shotgun sequence:
- the entpd6 gene encoding ectonucleoside triphosphate diphosphohydrolase 6 isoform X2: MRFPKLAFVFMFVGCLVVYLTYVKRHYDDSKPPVSDQLPQYRMDTHKESTSAQVVSENFQYGIMFDAGSTGSRIHIFKFQIEPNEAPKLAHETFRAIKPGLSAYADDPEKSKEGLLELLNIAKDTVPETLWSSSPLMLRATAGLRLLPGEKATILLDKVREVFRESLFLYKPDSVSIMDGADEGMSAWITVNFLLGVLHGTETSTVGMLDLGGGSTQITFALQDEKTIQTLPIDYVTSFQMFNISHALYSYSYLGLGLMSARLAVLGGIEGQPSEPTELVSPCLAPDYSGQWEHAEVLYTIKGQKAGEPVYETCLTKVEKMIYKRVRKIEGVKDMDFYAFSYYYDRAVDLGLIDESTGGTVRVSDYIEGAKKVCNNMAVGGIKESPFLCLDLTYISVLLQELDFPPDKELKLARQINNVETSWALGATFHCIESLHKHGTC, encoded by the exons ATGAGGTTCCCAAAGTTAGCTTTCGTCTTTATGTTCGTGGGCTGCCTGGTGGTCTACCTCACCTACGTCAAACGCCATTATGATGACTCCAAACCACCAGTATCCGACCAGCTGCCCCAGTATAGGATGGACACCCATAAAGAGTCAACCTCAGCTCAGGTGGTCAGTGAAAATTTCCAGTATGGTATTATGTTTGATGCTGGAAGCACTGGAAGCCGGATTCACATCTTCAAATTTCAGATCGAGCCAAATG AAGCTCCTAAATTAGCCCATGAGACATTTAGAGCTATAAAACCTGGACTGTCTGCATACGCCGATGACCCAGAAAAG AGTAAGGAAGGACTGTTGGAACTATTAAATATTGCTAAAGACACTGTTCCCGAGACATTATGGAGTTCCTCACCCCTCATGCTCAGAGCCACGGCAGGGCTCAGATTACTGCCCGGTGAGAAAGCCACGATCCTGCTGGACAAG GTGAGGGAAGTGTTTAGGGAATCCTTGTTCTTGTATAAACCAGACAGTGTGTCAATCATGGATGGCGCAGATGAAG GCATGTCAGCATGGATTACAGTCAACTTTTTATTAG GTGTTCTTCACGGTACTGAGACGTCTACAGTAGGCATGCTAGATTTAGGAGGGGGCTCGACCCAGATTACCTTTGCTTTACAGGACGAA AAAACCATCCAGACCTTACCCATTGATTACGTGACATCATTTCAGATGTTCAACATTAGTCATGCTCTCTACTCATACAG tTACCTTGGCCTGGGGTTGATGTCAGCCAGACTTGCCGTGTTAGGAGGGATTGAAGGACAGCCTT CAGAACCTACAGAGCTGGTTAGTCCATGTCTAGCCCCAGATTACTCTGGACAGTGGGAGCATGCTGAAGTACTCTACACTATTAAAGGACAGAAAGCAG GGGAGCCCGTCTATGAGACTTGCCTTACAAAAGTGGAAAAGATGATCTATAAACGTGTGAGAAAAATTGAGGGAGTGAAAGACATGGACTTCTATGCATTCTCCTATTATTACGATAGGGCTGTGGATCTGGGCCTCATTG ATGAAAGCACAGGGGGGACTGTCCGAGTCAGTGATTACATTGAAGGTGCTAAAAAAG tGTGCAATAATATGGCAGTTGGAGGAATAAAGGAGAGTCCGTTCCTGTGTTTGGATCTGACCTACATCTCAGTACTTCTTCAGGAGCTTGACTTCCCTCCTGATAAAGAACTGAAG CTGgcaagacaaataaataacgTGGAGACTAGCTGGGCCCTCGGTGCCACTTTCCATTGCATAGAGTCACTCCATAAGCATGGGACGTGCTGA
- the entpd6 gene encoding ectonucleoside triphosphate diphosphohydrolase 6 isoform X1: protein MRFPKLAFVFMFVGCLVVYLTYVKRHYDDSKPPVSDQLPQYRMDTHKESTSAQVVSENFQYGIMFDAGSTGSRIHIFKFQIEPNEAPKLAHETFRAIKPGLSAYADDPEKSKEGLLELLNIAKDTVPETLWSSSPLMLRATAGLRLLPGEKATILLDKVREVFRESLFLYKPDSVSIMDGADEGMSAWITVNFLLGVLHGTETSTVGMLDLGGGSTQITFALQDEKTIQTLPIDYVTSFQMFNISHALYSYSYLGLGLMSARLAVLGGIEGQPLAEPTELVSPCLAPDYSGQWEHAEVLYTIKGQKAGEPVYETCLTKVEKMIYKRVRKIEGVKDMDFYAFSYYYDRAVDLGLIDESTGGTVRVSDYIEGAKKVCNNMAVGGIKESPFLCLDLTYISVLLQELDFPPDKELKLARQINNVETSWALGATFHCIESLHKHGTC, encoded by the exons ATGAGGTTCCCAAAGTTAGCTTTCGTCTTTATGTTCGTGGGCTGCCTGGTGGTCTACCTCACCTACGTCAAACGCCATTATGATGACTCCAAACCACCAGTATCCGACCAGCTGCCCCAGTATAGGATGGACACCCATAAAGAGTCAACCTCAGCTCAGGTGGTCAGTGAAAATTTCCAGTATGGTATTATGTTTGATGCTGGAAGCACTGGAAGCCGGATTCACATCTTCAAATTTCAGATCGAGCCAAATG AAGCTCCTAAATTAGCCCATGAGACATTTAGAGCTATAAAACCTGGACTGTCTGCATACGCCGATGACCCAGAAAAG AGTAAGGAAGGACTGTTGGAACTATTAAATATTGCTAAAGACACTGTTCCCGAGACATTATGGAGTTCCTCACCCCTCATGCTCAGAGCCACGGCAGGGCTCAGATTACTGCCCGGTGAGAAAGCCACGATCCTGCTGGACAAG GTGAGGGAAGTGTTTAGGGAATCCTTGTTCTTGTATAAACCAGACAGTGTGTCAATCATGGATGGCGCAGATGAAG GCATGTCAGCATGGATTACAGTCAACTTTTTATTAG GTGTTCTTCACGGTACTGAGACGTCTACAGTAGGCATGCTAGATTTAGGAGGGGGCTCGACCCAGATTACCTTTGCTTTACAGGACGAA AAAACCATCCAGACCTTACCCATTGATTACGTGACATCATTTCAGATGTTCAACATTAGTCATGCTCTCTACTCATACAG tTACCTTGGCCTGGGGTTGATGTCAGCCAGACTTGCCGTGTTAGGAGGGATTGAAGGACAGCCTT tagCAGAACCTACAGAGCTGGTTAGTCCATGTCTAGCCCCAGATTACTCTGGACAGTGGGAGCATGCTGAAGTACTCTACACTATTAAAGGACAGAAAGCAG GGGAGCCCGTCTATGAGACTTGCCTTACAAAAGTGGAAAAGATGATCTATAAACGTGTGAGAAAAATTGAGGGAGTGAAAGACATGGACTTCTATGCATTCTCCTATTATTACGATAGGGCTGTGGATCTGGGCCTCATTG ATGAAAGCACAGGGGGGACTGTCCGAGTCAGTGATTACATTGAAGGTGCTAAAAAAG tGTGCAATAATATGGCAGTTGGAGGAATAAAGGAGAGTCCGTTCCTGTGTTTGGATCTGACCTACATCTCAGTACTTCTTCAGGAGCTTGACTTCCCTCCTGATAAAGAACTGAAG CTGgcaagacaaataaataacgTGGAGACTAGCTGGGCCCTCGGTGCCACTTTCCATTGCATAGAGTCACTCCATAAGCATGGGACGTGCTGA
- the entpd6 gene encoding ectonucleoside triphosphate diphosphohydrolase 6 isoform X3: protein MLRATAGLRLLPGEKATILLDKVREVFRESLFLYKPDSVSIMDGADEGMSAWITVNFLLGVLHGTETSTVGMLDLGGGSTQITFALQDEKTIQTLPIDYVTSFQMFNISHALYSYSYLGLGLMSARLAVLGGIEGQPLAEPTELVSPCLAPDYSGQWEHAEVLYTIKGQKAGEPVYETCLTKVEKMIYKRVRKIEGVKDMDFYAFSYYYDRAVDLGLIDESTGGTVRVSDYIEGAKKVCNNMAVGGIKESPFLCLDLTYISVLLQELDFPPDKELKLARQINNVETSWALGATFHCIESLHKHGTC, encoded by the exons ATGCTCAGAGCCACGGCAGGGCTCAGATTACTGCCCGGTGAGAAAGCCACGATCCTGCTGGACAAG GTGAGGGAAGTGTTTAGGGAATCCTTGTTCTTGTATAAACCAGACAGTGTGTCAATCATGGATGGCGCAGATGAAG GCATGTCAGCATGGATTACAGTCAACTTTTTATTAG GTGTTCTTCACGGTACTGAGACGTCTACAGTAGGCATGCTAGATTTAGGAGGGGGCTCGACCCAGATTACCTTTGCTTTACAGGACGAA AAAACCATCCAGACCTTACCCATTGATTACGTGACATCATTTCAGATGTTCAACATTAGTCATGCTCTCTACTCATACAG tTACCTTGGCCTGGGGTTGATGTCAGCCAGACTTGCCGTGTTAGGAGGGATTGAAGGACAGCCTT tagCAGAACCTACAGAGCTGGTTAGTCCATGTCTAGCCCCAGATTACTCTGGACAGTGGGAGCATGCTGAAGTACTCTACACTATTAAAGGACAGAAAGCAG GGGAGCCCGTCTATGAGACTTGCCTTACAAAAGTGGAAAAGATGATCTATAAACGTGTGAGAAAAATTGAGGGAGTGAAAGACATGGACTTCTATGCATTCTCCTATTATTACGATAGGGCTGTGGATCTGGGCCTCATTG ATGAAAGCACAGGGGGGACTGTCCGAGTCAGTGATTACATTGAAGGTGCTAAAAAAG tGTGCAATAATATGGCAGTTGGAGGAATAAAGGAGAGTCCGTTCCTGTGTTTGGATCTGACCTACATCTCAGTACTTCTTCAGGAGCTTGACTTCCCTCCTGATAAAGAACTGAAG CTGgcaagacaaataaataacgTGGAGACTAGCTGGGCCCTCGGTGCCACTTTCCATTGCATAGAGTCACTCCATAAGCATGGGACGTGCTGA